One Verrucomicrobiia bacterium DNA segment encodes these proteins:
- a CDS encoding aspartate ammonia-lyase: MKTRVEEDSLGRKSVPASVYYGAETARALENFPVTGLRFHPDFIWALAMIKKASARANLALRRLDARRARAIVRACDEILAGRLADQFPTDVLQSGAGVSAHMNFNEVAANRTLEILGRKKGDYAFLNPHDHVNMGQSTNDVVPTAMRLAAYKLARSFGESSRVLETSLKRKAAAFQKIVKAGRTHLQDAAPVTLGQEFGGWARQFEKARGRVETLAENLLELGLGGSAVGTGLNTTLAYRRKVIGFLKSQTGFRLRSAADLFEVMQSDADLAAVSGTLRDYSLSLLQVSNDLRLLSSGPLTGLAEIRLPPRQPGSSIMPGKINPVMPEAAAQCAFQVIGNDAAVAMAAGAGQLELNVMRPVIAHNLLQSLEILKNITRLLKIHCIDGITADAARCEHYAETSFGIAAALNPVIGYSQAAACVKEALKTGETLREVVLRKKLMKPAELEKVLSPAHLTRPKA; this comes from the coding sequence AAAACACGCGTCGAAGAAGATTCTCTCGGCAGGAAAAGCGTGCCCGCCTCCGTTTATTACGGCGCGGAAACCGCGCGCGCGCTTGAAAACTTTCCCGTGACGGGACTGCGCTTCCACCCGGATTTCATCTGGGCGCTGGCCATGATCAAAAAGGCCTCGGCCCGCGCCAATCTCGCGCTGCGGCGCCTCGATGCCCGGCGCGCCCGCGCCATTGTCCGCGCCTGCGACGAAATCCTGGCCGGCAGGCTCGCGGATCAGTTCCCCACCGACGTGCTGCAGTCCGGGGCCGGCGTTTCCGCGCATATGAATTTCAACGAAGTCGCGGCCAACCGCACCCTTGAAATCCTCGGCCGCAAAAAAGGCGATTACGCTTTTCTGAACCCGCACGATCACGTGAATATGGGCCAGTCCACCAATGACGTGGTGCCGACCGCGATGCGGCTTGCCGCTTACAAGCTCGCGCGTTCTTTCGGCGAGTCGTCGCGCGTTCTCGAAACGTCTCTGAAGCGCAAAGCCGCGGCTTTCCAAAAAATCGTGAAGGCCGGAAGAACGCACCTGCAGGACGCGGCGCCCGTCACGCTCGGACAGGAATTCGGAGGCTGGGCACGCCAGTTTGAAAAAGCCCGCGGCCGCGTGGAAACACTGGCGGAAAACCTCCTGGAGCTCGGCCTCGGCGGCTCGGCCGTGGGCACAGGGCTCAACACCACGCTCGCCTACCGCCGCAAAGTCATCGGCTTCCTGAAATCCCAGACCGGTTTCCGCTTGCGCAGCGCCGCCGACCTTTTCGAAGTCATGCAGTCCGACGCGGACCTCGCCGCGGTTTCCGGAACGCTGCGGGATTATTCGCTTTCCCTGCTCCAGGTTTCCAATGACCTGCGTCTTCTGAGCTCCGGCCCTTTGACGGGCCTCGCGGAAATCCGGCTGCCGCCGCGCCAGCCCGGCTCGTCCATCATGCCGGGAAAAATCAATCCGGTGATGCCGGAAGCCGCGGCGCAATGCGCGTTCCAGGTCATCGGCAACGACGCGGCGGTCGCCATGGCCGCGGGCGCGGGCCAGCTCGAATTGAACGTCATGCGTCCGGTGATCGCGCACAACCTGCTGCAGTCGCTTGAAATCCTGAAGAACATCACGCGCCTTTTGAAAATCCATTGCATCGACGGCATCACCGCGGACGCGGCGCGCTGCGAGCATTACGCGGAAACAAGTTTCGGCATTGCCGCGGCGCTCAATCCCGTCATCGGATATTCGCAGGCCGCGGCGTGCGTGAAAGAAGCGCTGAAGACCGGCGAAACGCTGCGGGAAGTCGTGCTGCGGAAAAAACTCATGAAGCCTGCGGAACTCGAAAAAGTTTTATCGCCCGCCCATCTCACGCGGCCAAAAGCCTGA